In a genomic window of Rhizophagus irregularis chromosome 11, complete sequence:
- a CDS encoding 60S ribosomal protein uL18 codes for MPFVKTVKNKAYFKRYQVKYRRRREGKTDYYARKRLVVQAKNKYNSPKYRLVVRFTNTDVIVQIIYAKLDGDFVLTAAYSHELKKYGIKIGLTNWAATYATGLLAARRVLTKLGLADKYLGITEPDGKVAPIEELEDAPRPFKAFLDVGLKRTSTGSKVFAALKGASDGGIFIPHGENRFPGYDAESKTLDTEVLRKYIYGGHVADFMRILQEEDDDKFKKQFSKFIEAGVGADDLEKVYKDAHANIRADPVFKPTEKKDYKASKKYKKYRLNLKQRRNKIEQKITAYKRSIEKEEE; via the exons ATG CCATTCGTCAAGACAGTAAAGAATAAGG CTTATTTCAAGCGATACCAGGTCAAATATCGTAGAAGACGCG AGGGCAAGACCGATTATTATGCTCGTAAAAGACTTGTTGTACAGGCAAAGAATAAGTATAATTCTCCAAAATACCGATTAGTAGTTCGTTTCACCAATACGGACGTCAttgttcaaattatttatgcgAAACTTGATGGAGACTTTGTCCTAACGGCCGCTTATTCgcatgaattaaaaaaatatggtatTAAAATTGGACTTACAAATTGGGCCGCAA cgTACGCCACTGGATTGCTTGCAGCTCGAAGAGTTCTCACCAAACTTGGATTAGCCGACAAGTATCTAGGCATCACTGAACCGGACGGTAAAGTAGCACCCATTGAAGAACTTGAAGATGCTCCACGCCCTTTTAAAGCTTTCTTGGATGTAGGCTTAAAACGTACATCTACAGGATCTAAAGTGTTTGCAGCTCTTAAAGGTGCAAGTGATGGTGGTATTTTCATTCCTCACGGTGAAAATCGGTTTCCTGGCTACGATGCCGAATCAAAAACGCTTGATACAGAAGTCCTTCGTAAATACATTTATGGTGGCCATGTAGCCGATTTTATGCGTATTCTACaggaagaagatgatgataaatttaaaaaacaattttccAAGTTTATTGAAGCTGGGGTTGGTGCGGATGATCttgaaaaagtatataaagatGCACACGCTAATATTCGTGCGGATCCTGTATTTAAACCTACAGAGAAGAAGGACTACAAAGCTTCCAAGAAg TATAAGAAATATCGATTGAATCTTAAACAGAGAAGAAATAAGATTGAACAAAAGATCACAGCTTACAAACGGTCAATAGAAAAAGAGGAAGAATGA